From one Eleginops maclovinus isolate JMC-PN-2008 ecotype Puerto Natales chromosome 7, JC_Emac_rtc_rv5, whole genome shotgun sequence genomic stretch:
- the LOC134867048 gene encoding potassium voltage-gated channel subfamily E member 2, with protein sequence MMRLSENLKEMGASDLSNLTLHLEGSLTSALGQYLDNWRRNMTAASNALDKTLAEENFKNVIWYLALMIGMFAFIVVAMLVSTVKSKRREHSNDPYHQYIKDDWTAQIQQGDVVTNFVAG encoded by the exons ATGATGCGGCTGTCAGAAAACTTGAAAGAG ATGGGTGCATCTGATTTGTCCAACCTAACCCTTCACCTGGAGGGGTCACTGACTAGTGCTCTGGGTCAATACCTGGACAACTGGCGGCGTAACATGACAGCTGCAAGCAACGCTTTGGATAAGACTCTGGCTGAGGAGAACTTCAAGAACGTCATCTGGTATCTGGCGTTGATGATTGGCATGTTTGCCTTTATTGTTGTGGCCATGCTGGTGAGCACAGTCAAATCCAAGAGGAGAGAGCACTCTAATGACCCCTACCACCAATACATCAAAGATGACTGGACTGCCCAGATACAACAGGGGGACGTTGTCACTAACTTTGTAGCTGGATAA
- the LOC134867047 gene encoding LOW QUALITY PROTEIN: sodium/myo-inositol cotransporter-like (The sequence of the model RefSeq protein was modified relative to this genomic sequence to represent the inferred CDS: inserted 1 base in 1 codon) has protein sequence MSPGLEAVDIAVVVLYFVLVLAIGFFAMWKANRSTVSGYFLAGRSMTWIVIGASLFVSNIGSEHFIGLAGSGAASGFAVGAWEFNAILLLQLLGWVFIPVYIHSGVYTMPEYLSKRYGGNRLKIYFALLSILLYIFTKLSVDLYAGALFIQESLGWNLYVSIVLLITLTALLTATGGLVAVLYTDALQAVLMIGGALILTILSLIKVGGMEGVRTKYMQAVPNVTAIMATWNITYSSSCHIEPKPDSLRILRGPLDEDIPWPGFILGQTPASIWYWCADQVIVQRVLAAKNIAHAKGSTLMAGFLKILPMFLIVIPGMISRILFTDEIACIGPEHCKAVCGSEAGCSNIAYPRLVMAVMPVGLRGLMMAVMIAALMSDLDSIFNSASTIFTLDIYKNVRSEASQRELLIVGRMFVVVMVAISIAWVPVIIQMQGGQTYLYIQEVAGYLTPPIAALFLLGVFWKRCNETGAFCGGMTGFTLGALRLILAFIYRKPNCDLPDDRPAFIAKVHYMYFAAGLFWTSGLVAVVVSLCTSAPDEEQVRTTTFWGVRNRKRLPTKDRKETLRLTEESLQNGNGRLHKEIPQDVRNERCLDGADEKLLVPYTDHHPETPSTETSSATTPADQFSNGKIELTQGESSQVQRKTSGFMCFLERFCDCNDSHRALQKKYXQEDVIDEMLYESPRDKIILNVVLVCVCCVGIFLFVYFSI, from the exons ATGAGTCCTGGATTGGAAGCAGTGGACATAGCTGTGGTAGTACTGTATTTTGTCCTGGTGCTAGCCATTGGTTTTTTTGCCATGTGGAAAGCCAATCGCAGCACTGTGAGTGGCTACTTCCTGGCTGGACGCTCCATGACATGGATAGTAATTGGTGCATCACTCTTCGTCAGCAACATTGGCAGTGAACATTTCATAGGCCTGGCTGGGTCAGGAGCAGCAAGTGGCTTTGCTGTTGGAGCATGGGAATTTAATGCAATTCTTCTTCTGCAGCTGCTTGGCTGGGTGTTTATTCCTGTGTATATACACTCGGGGGTCTACACCATGCCCGAGTACCTGTCGAAACGCTACGGTGGCAACAGGTTAAAGATTTACTTTGCTCTCTTGTCtatattactttacatttttaccaAACTGTCTGTGGATTTATATGCTGGAGCACTCTTCATCCAGGAGTCCCTGGGGTGGAACCTTTATGTGTCAATCGTTCTGCTCATCACTCTGACAGCGCTGCTTACTGCCACTGGTGGTCTGGTGGCAGTACTCTACACAGATGCACTTCAGGCCGTGTTGATGATTGGTGGAGCACTAATCTTAACCATCCTAAGCCTTATCAAAGTTGGTGGGATGGAGGGTGTCAGAACTAAGTACATGCAGGCCGTTCCCAATGTTACTGCTATAATGGCCACTTGGAACATCACCTATTCTTCTTCCTGCCACATTGAGCCTAAACCAGACTCCCTACGCATCCTCCGAGGTCCCCTGGATGAAGACATTCCATGGCCCGGCTTCATTCTTGGCCAGACCCCTGCCTCTATCTGGTACTGGTGTGCTGACCAGGTCATTGTTCAGAGAGTACTAGCAGCAAAGAACATTGCTCATGCCAAGGGCTCTACGCTCATGGCTGGATTTCTCAAGATCCTGCCCATGTTTTTAATAGTGATCCCTGGAATGATCTCCCGCATCTTGTTTACGGACGAGATCGCCTGCATTGGGCCCGAGCACTGCAAGGCTGTTTGTGGTTCTGAGGCTGGCTGTTCAAACATTGCCTACCCACGCCTTGTCATGGCAGTGATGCCTGTCGGACTCAGGGGTCTGATGATGGCCGTCATGATCGCTGCCCTGATGAGTGACCTAGACTCGATCTTTAACAGTGCAAGCACCATCTTCACCCTGGACATCTACAAAAATGTTCGAAGCGAGGCGTCTCAGCGTGAGCTCCTCATTGTGGGCCGCATGTTTGTTGTAGTTATGGTGGCAATCAGCATTGCCTGGGTCCCTGTTATTATCCAAATGCAAGGGGGGCAGACATACCTTTACATCCAGGAAGTTGCTGGCTACCTTACTCCACCAATAGCTGCCCTCTTCCTGTTGGGTGTTTTCTGGAAACGGTGTAATGAGACAGGTGCATTTTGCGGAGGCATGACCGGTTTCACTCTTGGTGCCCTACGTCTGATCCTAGCTTTTATCTACCGCAAGCCGAACTGTGACTTGCCAGATGATAGGCCTGCCTTCATTGCTAAAGTGCACTACATGTATTTTGCCGCCGGGCTGTTCTGGACTTCAGGGTTGGTGGCAGTGGTGGTCAGCCTCTGCACCTCTGCCCCAGATGAAGAGCAGGTTCGCACCACCACATTCTGGGGGGTCCGAAACAGGAAAAGGCTTCCAACAAAAGACCGAAAGGAAACCTTAAGGCTGACCGAAGAGAGCCTTCAGAATGGCAATGGAAGACTCCATAAAGAAATACCACAAGATGTCAGAAACGAGAGGTGTTTGGATGGGGCAGATGAAAAGCTCTTGGTCCCATACACTGACCATCACCCAGAAACCCCAAGTACAGAAACATCCTCTGCCACCACGCCCGCAGACCAATTCAGTAATGGAAAGATAGAGCTGACCCAAGGTGAAAGCAGCCAGGTCCAAAGGAAGACTAGCGGGTTTATGTGTTTCCTGGAACGGTTTTGTGATTGTAATGACAGCCACAGAGCACTCCAAAAAAAGT TGCAGGAGGATGTCATTGATGAAATGCTGTACGAGTCACCCAGGGATAAAATAATCCTCAACGTGGTTttggtgtgtgtctgctgtgtgggCATCTTcctatttgtttacttttcaatTTAG
- the dop1b gene encoding LOW QUALITY PROTEIN: protein dopey-2 (The sequence of the model RefSeq protein was modified relative to this genomic sequence to represent the inferred CDS: inserted 2 bases in 1 codon): MDPEELELQNDYRYRSYAAVIEKALRNFESSSEWADLISSLGKLNKALQSNLRYSLLPKRLIIGKRLAQCLHPALPSGVHLKALETYEVIFKIIGTKWLAKDLFIYSSGLFPLLGHAAMAVKPMLLTLYERYYLPLQRALLPSLQAFITGLLPGLEEGLEVYDRIDALLLRLSLLVGQQVFYGALWGSMLVTPMVRLPASVFIVTHFDSKATLHQQKHMLGYDHSMVMKSVCLSLQDSNVLVQRNMLEILLYFFPFATCLDTAESGMALSNEEMTEVVSAASLTLLRRDMSLNRRLYAWLLGTDKKGGMVAPHPTLSATKEEHTTFYFNTYSRDFLVKALINILKQKDVASNPENVIRHLKPFRIIISLLDKPEIGPVVLSSVLLEVMRAFYSYCREMVGEETITSSGLSGNQLASTIKENKNASEIIKTVNMLVSTMNSEYLWEYMTRRFCTSLGDKDDPPTPPQQERSHPAPSVTEMSTLIIFLLDVLPLELHADIQSQFLPEMLGTILRTLHSHMDSISLEDVTQGLRACFKVLSKIQMPVAYMDNEAGSQTEELEFQSTEEESKKNQDVEKEGEEDGRVGQVNGHHVEEELKRDGGDEAEPANGIYSTLRSEDSGLGISASPSEQHLQRVIRMGEEGNGVCKEAEGVWRRGGSVDTMSQCLQDILAFITSRYLLVQVEDVRAPEEEAQPDLTAVSVDQKTLLQAKGGREIKDKLSELFNPQKFKXHALHLKASSQQPLQRRRRSVGIWTGQAGFMPRSRAEISEAGRQAFTATCHLLLECTTFPVYLSEKETLDLHTHMFGNTGEMDVDSLPVWLRSLMILCCLSRDYNIQHTAVSSLLELINHSQSLALVIQDKHKRYQRSESNPLSGQLQMVTVPPIYPAMLRVVEEGTDFYQRVSQVLWNQLDTERREQHISCVELFYRLHCLAPSASICEDIICQALLHKDKSVRLEALHRFTVLWHLTREIQTNRITSINRSFDRSLCVVVDSLSCTDGSISAAAQCWLVRALSLNDVIRILEPILLMLLHPSTQCCSIQSIKQNLNAGNVKALNNRSRSSTKTSGTSADSMATEVTTLNLMNIVDREALWAELGSGPELAKEPDTLELSRSESEETEEEGREEEEEEEEDESEHTESADTSGAQLSTENSSSGSVPYPSTEEAGVVNGLRRLESGHTQASDSLSSEDEEDLELEAIARSRLLKQEREKREAIDSLFRHVLLYPVAGGWRHLLQGLALLDSLLRSSAECPLVDALSYTSLDTSSAAHLNLVSNLLQRHQQAQGGQGFYGSLLSPSASPSVPPSQLIELLVSLCLRFLRSQYPSYLSLAPLDMQGNREVQVKSVGVLTRIVNQLGCIARGQEGNGASMETIHRLLSECKVQQYALLTLSASMYAGQRGTDKGPPKSMELLEEQGGLSEESLVNLGAGGGQEQYPLQMELLKLLQALIVLEYHVWPSGAASASGQPSEPRESPTATTPLAREWQTAVLFQQSIKAAQYVQSHPITAQGMFVSAATRALQPQYGYSMHPHWVSLLCSSLPYLGRSLGIIVAPLISQICRNLDELVKLYEHDGGKTNPSLSGRRENISPDYPLTLLEGLTTITHYCLLDNKRSFVSCDPVDVRNARNAVIEALPHMLSSMALLWGVVMREELQTRGSDTAQSSRHTSTSVYFKSTKILRQRILEFLVPLTGPYGIQLMASLGAVWSSRRSKRRHQNKVLPVASESRLTIVALVKSLHTLHTDTILQLVKEVVKKPHQIKGDQKSTLVDIPMLQFSYTYIQSISAQTLQENVVPLLSLLRESVQLNLAPPGHFLLLGILNDFVNRLPNLDNKKYTRDLQEVTQRILEAVGGIAGSSLEQTSWLSRSLEVKVQPQVCPDVEEHDDVDGDHYESMAQASTMVSSSAPSAYSVQALVLLAEVLAPLLDMIYRSDEKEKAVPLITRLMYYVFPYLKNHSAYNMPSFEAGAQLLSSLSGYAYTKRAWKKEVFELFMDPLFFTMDASCAPSWKSITDHLLTHEKTMFKDLMSMQSGSLKLFTNVDQKPMLLKRQAFAMCSGELDQYHLYLPLIQERLTEALRMNPSPNVTAQMFLMFRVLLLRISSQHLTSLWPIMVTELIRVFVRLEKALQLEKDVSKQGKVVRVAVEKNGPVHFSQAELDMYLSSCKFLDTSLAYPPERMPLFQMYRWAFVPEVDVNRYRGPEMALIEGEQECTPSPHVVRVLEGIEQRYGTLNGLSEESSTEHLEFPLLTQRSLSSITQLVPFLQTLCCSFQGSSRYSPTMTHFPAADYPPSNAEAVLKRLEYIIEEEFLDSMES; encoded by the exons ATGGATCCTGAGGAGTTAGAACTGCAGAATGACTACCGCTACCGTAGCTATGCGGCGGTTATTGAGAAGGCGCTGCGAAACTTTGAGTCCTCGAGTGAGTGGGCCGATCTCATCTCCTCCCTGGGGAAGCTCAATAAG GCCCTGCAAAGTAACCTTCGCTACTCCCTCCTTCCAAAAAGGCTGATCATAGGGAAGCGTCTCGCACAATGCCTGCACCCGGCTCTGCCGAGCGGAGTACACCTCAAGGCTCTGGAGACATATGaggtcatttttaaaatcattggaACAAAATGGCTGGCCAAGGATCTGTTCATTTACAG CTCAGGATTGTTCCCGCTGTTGGGCCATGCAGCAATGGCAGTGAAGCCTATGCTGCTGACTCTGTACGAGCGCTACTATCTCCCGCTGCAGAGGGCTCTGCTGCCAAGTCTCCAGGCCTTCATAACAGGACTGCTGCCAGGCCTGGAGGAGGGACTGGAAGTTTACGACAG gaTTGATGCCTTGCTGCTCCGGCTGTCACTGCTGGTGGGTCAGCAGGTGTTCTACGGTGCGCTGTGGGGCAGCATGCTGGTCACTCCCATGGTGCGGCTGCCTGCCTCGGTCTTCATTGTCACACATTTTGACTCCAAGGCAACCCTGCATCAGCAAAAACACATGCTGGGCTACGACCACAGTATGGTG ATGAAGTCGGTGTGTCTTTCTCTGCAGGACTCAAATGTCCTGGTACAGAGGAACATGCTGGAAATACTGCTCTACTTTTTCCCCTTTGCTACATGCCTG GACACAGCAGAGTCCGGTATGGCCTTGAGTAATGAGGAGATGACTGAAGTGGTGTCTGCAGCCTCACTCACTCTACTCCGCAGAGACATGTCCCTAAACAGACGCCTCTATGCCTGGCTCTTAG GGACCGACAAAAAAGGAGGAATGGTGGCACCTCACCCCACCCTATCTGCTACCAAAGAGGAACATACAACTTTCTACTTCAACACCTACTCCAGAGATTTCCTTGTGAAG GCCCTGATTAACATCCTCAAACAGAAGGATGTGGCGAGCAACCCGGAGAATGTTATTAGGCACCTCAAGCCCTTCCGCATCATCATCAGTCTGCTGGATAAACCGGAGATAG GTCCAGTGGTCTTGAGCAGTGTGTTGTTGGAGGTGATGCGAGCTTTCTACAGCTACTGTCGGGAGATGGTGGGGGAGGAAACCATCACCAGCTCGGGGCTCTCAGGCAACCAGCTAGCCAG TACGATAAAAGAGAATAAGAATGCATCAGAGATCATAAAGACGGTGAACATGCTCGTGAGCACCATGAACAGTGAATACCTGTGGGAGTACATGACCCGACGCTTCTGCACCTCTCTCGG TGACAAAGATGACCCACCAACGCCTCCTCAGCAAGAACGCAGTCATCCTGCGCCGTCTGTCACGGAAATGTCTACACTCATCATTTTCCTGCTTGACGTTCTCCCTCTT GAACTCCATGCTGACATTCAGTCCCAGTTCCTCCCTGAGATGCTGGGCACCATACTGCGGACCCTGCACAGCCACATGGACTCTATCAGCCTGGAAGATGTCACACAGGGTCTTCGTGCCTGCTTCAAGGTCCTGAGTAAGATCCAGATGCCTGTTGCTTACATGGACAATGAGGCAGGGTCCCAGACAGAAGAGCTGGAGTTTCAGTCAACAGAggaggaaagcaaaaaaaatcAA GATGttgagaaggagggagaggaagatggaAGAGTTGGCCAGGTTAATGGTCACCATGTAGAGGAAGAGCTGAAGAGGGATGGAGGAGATGAGGCAGAGCCTGCCAACGGTATTTACTCAACACTCAGGTCTGAAGACAGTGGATTGGGAATCAGCGCCTCACCATCAGAGCAGCATCTCCAACGAGTCATCAGGATGGGGGAGGAGGGAAATGGAGTTTGCAAAGAAGCCGAGGGAGTGTGGAGAAGGGGAGGCAGCGTCGACACCATGAGTCAGTGTCTTCAGGACATACTGGCCTTCATAACCTCAAG ATACCTGCTGGTGCAGGTGGAGGATGTCCGGGCCCCGGAGGAAGAAGCCCAGCCCGACCTTACTGCTGTTTCTGTGGATCAGAAGACATTGTTGCAGGCCAAAGGGGGGCGGGAAATTAAAGACAAACTGAGTGAACTGTTCAATCCACAGAAGTTTAA CCACGCCCTGCATCTGAAGGCCAGCTCCCAGCAGCCCctacagagaagaagaaggagcgTGGGCATCTGGACTGGGCAGGCCGGCTTCATGCCCCGGAGCAGGGCGGAGATCTCTGAAGCCGGTCGACAGGCTTTCACCGCCACCTGCCACCTGCTGCTGGAGTGCACCACCTTCCCCGTGTACCTGAGCGAAAAGGAGACTCTGGATCTCCACACTCACATGTTTGGCAACACAG GTGAAATGGATGTGGACAGCCTGCCCGTGTGGTTGAGGTCCTTGATGATACTGTGCTGCCTGTCCAGAGACTACAACATCCAGCACACTGCAGTGTCCTCCCTGTTGGAGCTCATCAACCACTCCCAGTCCTTAGCGCTCGTCATCCAGGACAAGCACAAACGCTACCAAAGATCTGAGTCCAACCCTCTGAGTGGGCAGCTGCAAATGGTCACCGTGCCCCCCATCTACCCTGCTATGCTTCGTGTCGTAGAGGAAGGCACAGATTTCTACCAG AGGGTGTCCCAGGTACTGTGGAACCAGctggacacagagaggagagagcagcaCATTTCCTGTGTGGAGCTCTTTTACAGGCTGCACTGTTTGGCTCCGTCAGCATCCATCTGTGAAGACATCATCTGCCAGGCGCTGCTGCACAAAGACAAG TCTGTTAGGCTGGAAGCACTACACCGCTTCACAGTTCTGTGGCACCTGACCCGAGAGATCCAGACCAACAGGATCACGTCTATTAATCGCTCATTTGACCG GtctctgtgtgttgtggtgGACAGTCTGAGCTGTACAGACGGATCAATCAGTGCAGCAGCTCAgtgctggctggtcagggctcTGTCCCTCAATGATGTCATCCGGATCCTGGAGCCCATTCTGTTGATGCTGCTCCACCCCTCCACGCAGTGCTGCTCCATTCAGAGCATCAAACAGAATCTTAATGCTG GTAATGTAAAAGCTCTTAACAACAGAAGTCGAAGCTCCACCAAAACATCTGGGACATCTGCAGATTCCATGGCAACAGAGGTCACCACCTTAAATCTCATGAACATTGTGGACCGGGAAGCCCTGTGGGCAGAGTTGGGAAGTGGCCCGGAGCTGGCCAAAGAACCAGACACTTTAGAGTTATCTAGGAGTGAGAGtgaagagacagaagaggagggtagagaggaggaggaggaggaggaggaagacgagagCGAACACACTGAGTCCGCTGACACTAGTGGTGCCCAGCTGTCCACAGAGAACTCCAGCTCCGGCTCTGTCCCGTACCCCAGCACTGAGGAAGCAGGTGTGGTCAACGGCCTGCGGAGGTTAGAGTCCGGGCACACACAGGCATCAGATTCACTGTCAAGCGAGGATGAGGAGGACTTAGAGCTGGAGGCAATAGCCAGGTCTCGCCTGTTGAAACAGGAGCGTGAGAAGAGAGAGGCCATCGACTCTCTGTTCCGCCATGTGCTTCTGTATCCTGTGGCGGGCGGCTGGCGCCATCTTCTCCAAGGCTTGGCCCTGCTGGACAGCCTGCTGAGGAGCAGTGCTGAGTGTCCTCTAGTGGACGCGCTCTCCTACACTTCTCTGGACACAAGCTCTGCTGCACATTTAAACCTGGTCTCCAACCTCCTGCAGCGCCACCAGCAGGCTCAGGGCGGTCAGGGCTTCTACGGtagcctcctctctccctctgcctccccctctgTGCCCCCATCCCAGCTCATTGAACTGCTGGTGTCCTTATGCCTGAGGTTCCTGCGCTCACAATACCCATCCTATCTGAGCCTGGCTCCCCTTGACATGCAGGGGAACAGGGAGGTTCAGGTGAAGAGTGTGGGGGTGCTGACCCGGATTGTGAACCAGCTTGGCTGCATTGCACGGGGACAAGAGGGCAATGGGGCCAGTATGGAGACCATCCATAGACTCCTGTCAGAGTGTAAAGTGCAGCAATATGCTCTGCTTACACTTTCTGCATCCATGTATGCCGGTCAGAGGGGAACGGACAAGGGACCGCCCAAGAGtatggagctgctggaggagcagggCGGCCTGTCGGAGGAGAGTCTCGTCAATCTGGGAGCAGGAGGTGGACAGGAACAGTACCCCTTGCAAATGGAGTTACTGAAACTCCTCCAGGCTCTCATAGTACTGGAGTACCATGTGTGGCCGAGTGGGGCTGCCTCAGCGTCTGGCCAGCCCTCGGAGCCTCGGGAATCCCCTACTGCCACCACCCCGCTCGCTCGTGAATGGCAAACTGCAGTTCTTTTCCAGCAGTCCATCAAGGCAGCCCAGTACGTCCAGAGCCATCCCATTACAGCCCAGGGAATGTTTGTTTCTGCTGCAACCAGGGCTCTGCAGCCACAGTACGGCTACTCCATGCACCCCCACTGGGTGTCACTGCTGTGCTCCTCACTGCCATACCTGGGTCGATCATTAGGCATCATTGTGGCTCCACTCATCAGTCAGATCTGCAGGAACTTGGATGAGCTGGTCAAGCTTTACGAGCATGACGGAGGAAAGACAAATCCGAG CCTGAGTGGTAGGAGGGAAAATATTTCTCCTGACTACCCTCTCACTCTGCTAGAAGGCCTGACCACCATTACACACTATTGTCTACTGGACAACAAGAGG TCTTTTGTGTCCTGCGATCCTGTGGATGTTCGTAATGCACGCAACGCCGTCATCGAGGCACTACCACACATGCTGAGTAGCATGGCGCTGTTGTGGGGAGTTGTCATGAGGGAAGAGCTTCAGACACGTGGCTCGGACACCGCCCAGAGCAGCAGACACACTTCAACCTCTGTCTACTTTAAAAGCACCAAG ATCTTACGGCAGCGGATACTGGAGTTCCTGGTTCCGCTAACTGGCCCTTATGGGATTCAGCTCATGGCTTCACTGGGAGCAGtgtggagcagcaggaggagtaAAAGGAGACATCAAAACAAA GTGTTACCTGTGGCCAGTGAGTCTCGTCTAACCATTGTGGCTCTGGTCAAATCACTGCACACCCTGCACACAGATACCATCCTACAATTGGTCAAGGAGGTGGTGAAAAAACCCCATCAGATCAAAGGGGACCAG aaGTCAACACTGGTAGATATACCGATGCTGCAGTTCAGCTACACCTATATCCAGAG CATTTCAGCTCAGACTCTGCAGGAAAACGTGGTTCCTCTCCTTAGTTTGTTACGAGAATCCGTACAGCTCAACCTGGCCCCGCCCGGGCACTTCTTGTTGCTGGG AATACTCAATGACTTTGTCAATAGACTCCCCAACCTGGATAATAAGAAGTACACCAGAGACCTGCAG GAGGTAACTCAGCGGATCCTTGAGGCAGTAGGGGGGATCGCAGGCTCCTCTCTGGAGCAGACCAGTTGGCTGAGCCGCAGCCTGGAGGTCAAAGTACAGCCACAGGTGTGCCCTGATGTAGAGGAGCATGACGATGTGGATGGGGACCATTATG AGTCCATGGCTCAAGCGAGCACTATGGTCTCCTCCTCGGCTCCTTCGGCCTACAGCGTGCAGGCTCTTGTTCTCCTGGCTGAG GTCTTGGCACCACTTCTGGACATGATATACCGCAGTGATGAGAAGGAGAAGGCTGTTCCTCTCATTACTCGACTCATGTACTATGTTTTCCCCTACCTGAAGAACCACAG TGCCTACAACATGCCCAGCTTCGAAGCAGGAGCTCAGCTGCTGAGCAGTCTGAGTGGGTATGCCTATACCAAAAGGGCCTGGAAAAAGGAGGTCTTTGAGCTCTTCATGGACCCCCTCTTTTTTACCATGGATGCCTCCTGTGCTCCCAG TTGGAAATCCATTACTGACCACCTGCTGACTCATGAAAAGACCATGTTTAAAGACCTGATGA GCATGCAGAGTGGCTCCCTGAAACTGTTTACTAATGTAGACCAAAAACCCATGCTGCTGAAGCGCCAGGCATTTGCCATGTGCAGTGGAGAACTGGACCAGTACCATCTGTATCTGCCCCTCATTCAAG AGCGTCTCACTGAAGCTTTGCGTATGAACCCTAGCCCAAATGTTACCGCCCAGATGTTCCTGATGTTTCGTGTTCTCCTGTTGCGGATTTCATCCCAGCACCTTACATCTCTTTGGCCAATCATGGTCACAGAACTG ATTCGTGTATTTGTACGTTTGGAGAAAGCTCTGCAGTTAGAGAAAGACGTCTCAAA GCAGGGTAAAGTAGTACGGGTAGCAGTTGAAAAGAATGGACCTGTACATTTCTCCCAGGCAGAGTTGGACATGTACTTGTCATCCTGCAAGTTTCTGGACACTTCCTTGGCTTATCCACCAGAGAGAATGCCTCTCTTTCAAAT GTATCGCTGGGCATTTGTCCCTGAAGTCGATGTGAACCGCTACCGTGGCCCGGAGATGGCGCTGATAGAAGGGGAGCAGGAATGCACTCCAAGTCCTCATGTTGTCAGAGTACTGGAAGGGATAGAGCAGCGATATGGG ACACTGAATGGGCTGAGTGAGGAATCGTCCACAGAGCATTTGGAGTTCCCTCTGCTCACTCAGCGCTCCCTGTCCTCCATCACCCAGCTGGTGCCTTTCCTCCAAACCCTTTGCTGTTCCTTCCAGGGCTCTTCCCGCTACAGCCCCACTATGACACACTTCCCAGCAGCTGACTACCCACCATCTAATGCAGAGGCAGTCCTAAAAAGGCTGGAGTACATCATTGAAGAAGAGTTCCTGGACTCCATGGAGAGTTAA